The following nucleotide sequence is from Roseivirga sp. BDSF3-8.
TAGCTGGACTTGTTTTCGGCTTTGTCCTGGTCGCTGAGGGTGCCGTAGGTGAGGCCGGCAAGCTGGGCTTCGCTCTGCTGCGGGGTGGCATAGCTGACGGCTATGGCGAGTATGATGCAAAAGAGGAAGAACCACGCACCGAAGGTGAGGAAGTTGACGGTGGCGAGGGTGTGCAGCAGGCTGCCGGGGGTGAGGCTTTCGGCACTGAGCTCGAGTATGATACGGGCGGCACCAATGAGGAAGCCTACGACGAGGGTGGTGTAGGCGCCATGGGAGTTGATGCGCTTATAGAAGATACCGAGCAGGAACACAACGGCGATGGGGGGCGAGATGTAGGCCTGCACCTTTTGCAGGTACTCGTAGAGCACGCCGGAGATGTTCTGCATAATGGGGATCCAGAGTATGCCGAGGAGCACGACGATGGCGGTGGCAACACGGCCAATGTTTACGAGCTTGTACTCGGGGGTATGGGGCTTCAGCTTCTTGTAGATGTCCACGGTGAAGAGGGTGGAGCAACTGTTGAAGACGGAGGCGAGGGAGCTCATGAGGGCGGCGAGGAGGCCGGCGGCAACGAGGCCGCGGATACCGGCGGGCAGCAGGTTGCTCATAAGCACGGGAAAGGCCTCATCGGGGGTGTCCCACTGCAGCTCGCCTTTGGTCTTGAGGGCGAGGGCGATGATGCCGGGCACAAGGAAAAGGAACACGGGGAGCAGCTTGAGGAAGGCGCCGAAGATGGCTCCTCTCCTGCCCTGCTTGATGTTGCGGGCGGTAAGGGTACGCTGCACGATGTACTGATCGGTACACCAGTACCAGATGCCTACGACGGTGCTGGTGATGAGGAGTGAGGGCCAGGGGAAATCGGGATCACTTGGCGGGCGCCACATGTTGAAGTACTCGGCGCCGAG
It contains:
- a CDS encoding sodium:solute symporter, with product MKSLETLDWIFIALYFAVLFGVALWVILQKNRDTTDYFLAGRSIGWFVVGASIFASNIGSEHVVGLAGAGAGDKIPMLIYEIQAWVVLLLGWVFLPFYARSGVFTMPEFLERRFSPRSRWFLSLVSLIAYILTKVSVTIYAGGVVVSALLGINFWVGALGTVILTGLYTVLGGMRAVVYTETLQMIVLVLGAAVLTWLGLDKIGGWSGMEDTLGAEYFNMWRPPSDPDFPWPSLLITSTVVGIWYWCTDQYIVQRTLTARNIKQGRRGAIFGAFLKLLPVFLFLVPGIIALALKTKGELQWDTPDEAFPVLMSNLLPAGIRGLVAAGLLAALMSSLASVFNSCSTLFTVDIYKKLKPHTPEYKLVNIGRVATAIVVLLGILWIPIMQNISGVLYEYLQKVQAYISPPIAVVFLLGIFYKRINSHGAYTTLVVGFLIGAARIILELSAESLTPGSLLHTLATVNFLTFGAWFFLFCIILAIAVSYATPQQSEAQLAGLTYGTLSDQDKAENKSSYNWVDILISVLILLLVGAVMIWFSGAR